The proteins below come from a single Salinilacihabitans rarus genomic window:
- a CDS encoding P2 family phage major capsid protein: protein MTQAQRSLDKVTTGDFSAGGLLNRQQFEEFFREVQAQAQILGQVRFEPVDAPKGQIDKIGVGQRLLRSATEATEGSLNTPNTGKVDYDTEKVELPWEVSMETVEDTIEGEGTADTLVELFANQMSADLEDLGGNGDTSASGVTDENFITIVDGWLTYAETDTDTNTYDHQSAAIDKSLFKELKMSLDPRYRRDASNLRWLMSEDQKEEFKDYLTDRSTSAGDAMLMTGQEPTPLGIPIETPVNWPDDTIMLTPLENLVWIVQRDVNMRFTDEGEAVVRRDLYGIYNLLARIDYVIEDTKGVGLAQNVASPTA from the coding sequence ATGACGCAGGCACAGCGATCGCTCGACAAGGTAACGACTGGTGACTTCAGCGCGGGCGGCCTCCTCAACCGCCAGCAGTTCGAAGAGTTCTTCCGCGAGGTGCAGGCGCAGGCGCAGATCCTCGGGCAGGTCCGGTTCGAGCCGGTCGACGCCCCGAAGGGCCAGATCGACAAGATCGGCGTCGGCCAGCGCCTCCTGCGCTCGGCGACCGAGGCCACCGAGGGCAGCCTGAACACGCCAAACACGGGCAAGGTCGACTACGACACCGAGAAGGTCGAACTCCCGTGGGAAGTCTCGATGGAGACCGTCGAAGACACCATCGAGGGTGAAGGTACTGCTGACACGCTGGTCGAGCTCTTTGCGAACCAGATGTCGGCCGATCTCGAGGACCTCGGCGGAAACGGTGACACGAGCGCCAGCGGCGTCACCGACGAGAACTTCATCACCATCGTCGACGGGTGGCTCACCTACGCCGAGACCGACACCGACACGAACACCTACGACCACCAGAGCGCTGCGATCGACAAGAGCCTCTTCAAGGAACTGAAGATGTCGCTCGACCCGCGCTACCGGCGGGATGCGAGCAACCTCCGCTGGCTCATGTCCGAGGACCAGAAGGAGGAGTTCAAGGATTACCTCACCGACCGCTCGACGTCGGCTGGTGACGCGATGCTGATGACCGGCCAGGAGCCGACGCCGCTGGGCATCCCGATCGAGACGCCAGTCAACTGGCCCGACGACACGATCATGCTGACGCCGCTGGAGAACCTCGTCTGGATCGTCCAGCGGGACGTCAACATGCGCTTCACCGACGAGGGCGAGGCGGTCGTCCGCCGCGACCTGTACGGCATCTACAACCTGCTCGCGCGGATCGACTACGTCATCGAGGATACCAAGGGCGTCGGCCTCGCACAGAACGTCGCGTCGCCGACCGCGTAG
- a CDS encoding phage tail tube protein yields MTGAGSATVAYALEQTYGGSLVDEDSDGTPEWYQPGVDVTVGDLSVENALERIRQPDDPTPAGSREGNFEGAASVSFTLTDDNFHDLVFADGGTALPSSPMAAPSSTWYFGVDHVDGNEARTPTGAIVVDATINYQQGADVTVELTMLYGDEPDDVTAPSSITQPSDADVFTWHGADLTVDAVDQTLMQTASLSLSGLARFRRGQSRHPFDAVVGAIEPSLSTDATFTENAQLQAAYGGATTPQDTIGKVSGSLSFQNGQGTTISYDLTGLQPTSYGWNDLVNPDEDLSEAVEYHVADVAVV; encoded by the coding sequence ATGACCGGCGCGGGTTCTGCGACCGTGGCGTACGCGCTCGAACAGACCTACGGCGGGTCGCTCGTCGACGAAGACAGCGACGGCACGCCGGAGTGGTACCAGCCGGGCGTCGACGTCACCGTCGGCGACCTCTCGGTCGAGAACGCCCTCGAACGGATCCGCCAGCCGGACGATCCGACGCCGGCTGGCTCTCGCGAGGGCAATTTCGAGGGCGCCGCCTCGGTGTCGTTCACCCTCACGGACGACAACTTCCACGACCTCGTCTTCGCCGACGGCGGCACCGCACTCCCGTCGAGTCCGATGGCGGCGCCCTCGTCGACGTGGTACTTCGGCGTCGATCACGTCGACGGCAACGAGGCGCGAACCCCCACTGGGGCGATCGTCGTCGACGCCACGATCAACTACCAGCAGGGCGCCGACGTCACCGTCGAGCTGACGATGCTCTACGGCGACGAACCGGACGACGTCACCGCGCCGTCGTCGATCACGCAGCCCTCGGACGCCGACGTCTTCACGTGGCACGGCGCCGACCTCACCGTCGACGCCGTCGACCAGACGCTCATGCAGACGGCGTCGCTGTCGCTGTCCGGGCTGGCACGCTTCCGTCGGGGACAGTCCCGGCATCCGTTCGACGCGGTCGTCGGGGCGATCGAGCCGTCGCTCTCGACCGATGCGACGTTCACGGAGAACGCCCAGCTGCAGGCCGCCTACGGTGGCGCGACGACCCCGCAGGACACCATCGGCAAGGTCTCCGGCAGCCTCTCGTTCCAGAACGGCCAGGGCACGACGATCAGCTACGATCTGACGGGCCTGCAGCCGACGTCCTACGGCTGGAACGATCTCGTCAACCCCGACGAGGACCTGTCCGAGGCCGTCGAGTACCACGTCGCCGACGTCGCGGTGGTCTAA
- a CDS encoding glycine-rich protein: MAEFSKTYDTSGEYTLDLHPNATNIWVQLNGAGGGGGGHDSGGDGGYAEGYLPDSLAAGQTLTIRVGEGGKAESKSSTFNGGAGAGSADGQSARRSASGGGASDIRIGGTTLDDRVAVAGGGGGAGNAAESADTGGGGDGGGLEGNAGGDHFGSTGGGQGGTQTSGGAGEPGADDGVFGAGGAGEDVVYPDYSGAGGGGGWYGGGGGHGATTTGGGGGGSAYIDDLTSATTTTGAGSAGGSVDADGTDGSITIEWDIEVTAPSDLSVDATRDTEVDLSWTEPDPDVDGHEIYRSMSSPVDPATDTLVADLPQGTVSYTDTGINNGTTYHYLIVSYVEIDGSRSTDQSNEASGTTTLPDVDGFVLDGSVQGELLAEEFDAGLNTGQYRIRWKRSVNSTYDAANEATVPFDADPLEYVITNVLDGEKYDVGIRSETADVTGAWHTAAEITALIPASGLQGTSIGQHSVTLGWTVESNFDGSQQIWRRREDGKRDRVYDDPEDGELIATLDTVTESYTDDSDGLYPDREFTYTVRAVTQYVYADTSLTLTTASAGLAQSAAPPRGWHVELDHPSGQTLTPRILDGARLEPRVNDLPRARIPIPRDDAYALQSYEGAPMRVYRDGERQPIDELRDVVIEPGRAELVGVGGTQLERRIQRDVDQEAAHTLADDLITTETSYAAVVDAPAVDEVVDEPLQSASTGTEFAEVFSPKATTPVVFRDGGFENAQTSFLRDTQFYLSGNAGYISDPIYSMGETYTFSASGDGLESTSFSVEYTIPASEVGIAARVSADGSSPAYFRVHVVDDSDGTSLGKATFEDIGYGSSPGWFGDSTQFDDVDYTGWDGGDIPPGEYRLEVECYWDGDLIYFDAASLHDMRYYDSTDFDENGELTDGKALDKPVDYKPVTVESDDAQTVYSVTTGYLDTTWTDTSGAQAIALSNDNGRSWTEVTNATSVSTDFDALGASLRARVTFDGYEPDGVRSQSPRYGYAPQRVESYELSFDGDDTPLVVNASWDTDLLDVLVEIAEQSDSLFEVRYSDANGTEIHWAQAGQRSSTEAPSLANYSVTKRGDRTLRATVLGGGRSETETITADLGTSIELEHTNLISGTETVRDADSGERFEYLQDYTIQNTTGTITFLADGSITDGQEIEISYNYKVSGTYEADAYDGDPRYDRTATISGITTERGCELAAKLIVDTAADPRWEADVEIPASAALDGLLEALDLEGVPGEAMSVYDLTVSPERLSLRLGSRERVRETIEQIRSTVETASERV; this comes from the coding sequence ATGGCGGAGTTCTCCAAAACGTACGATACGTCAGGCGAGTACACGCTCGATCTCCACCCGAACGCGACGAACATCTGGGTTCAACTCAACGGCGCGGGCGGTGGTGGTGGCGGCCATGATAGCGGTGGTGACGGTGGGTACGCCGAAGGATACCTCCCCGACAGCCTCGCCGCCGGTCAAACTCTCACGATCCGAGTCGGCGAGGGGGGTAAAGCGGAATCAAAGAGCAGTACGTTCAACGGTGGCGCTGGCGCTGGCTCTGCGGATGGACAGTCGGCCAGACGAAGTGCTTCAGGCGGCGGGGCGAGTGACATCCGCATCGGCGGAACGACGCTCGACGATCGTGTCGCGGTCGCGGGTGGCGGCGGCGGTGCCGGTAATGCGGCGGAGTCTGCTGATACAGGGGGTGGCGGTGACGGCGGCGGACTTGAGGGCAATGCCGGCGGCGACCATTTCGGCTCCACTGGCGGTGGTCAGGGTGGTACCCAGACTTCGGGCGGCGCTGGAGAGCCCGGCGCGGACGACGGGGTGTTCGGAGCGGGTGGTGCTGGCGAGGACGTGGTGTATCCGGATTACAGCGGCGCTGGCGGTGGCGGCGGCTGGTACGGCGGCGGCGGGGGTCACGGAGCTACGACGACCGGCGGCGGCGGTGGCGGGTCGGCGTACATCGACGACCTCACCAGCGCGACGACGACGACCGGCGCTGGGTCGGCGGGCGGATCGGTGGACGCGGACGGCACGGACGGGAGTATCACGATCGAGTGGGACATCGAGGTCACGGCACCGAGCGACCTCTCCGTCGACGCGACACGCGACACCGAGGTCGACCTCTCGTGGACCGAGCCCGACCCCGACGTCGACGGCCACGAGATCTACCGCTCGATGTCGTCACCCGTCGATCCCGCGACCGATACGCTCGTCGCCGACCTCCCGCAGGGGACCGTCTCCTACACCGACACGGGGATCAACAACGGGACGACGTACCACTATCTCATCGTCTCGTACGTCGAGATCGACGGCAGTCGCTCGACCGACCAGTCAAACGAAGCCAGCGGGACGACGACCCTCCCGGACGTCGACGGCTTCGTCCTCGATGGGAGCGTCCAGGGCGAACTCCTCGCCGAAGAGTTCGACGCCGGGCTCAACACCGGCCAGTACCGCATCCGGTGGAAGCGGTCGGTCAACAGCACGTACGACGCGGCGAACGAGGCGACGGTCCCGTTCGACGCCGATCCACTCGAGTACGTCATCACCAACGTTCTCGACGGGGAGAAGTACGACGTCGGCATCCGCTCGGAGACTGCCGACGTCACCGGCGCATGGCACACGGCCGCCGAGATCACAGCACTCATCCCCGCCTCGGGCCTCCAGGGGACGTCAATCGGGCAGCATTCGGTGACGCTCGGCTGGACGGTCGAATCCAATTTCGACGGCAGCCAACAGATCTGGCGGCGGCGCGAAGACGGCAAGCGCGACCGCGTCTACGACGACCCCGAGGACGGCGAGTTGATCGCGACGCTCGATACGGTGACCGAGAGCTATACCGACGACTCCGACGGGCTCTACCCGGACCGCGAGTTCACCTACACGGTCCGCGCGGTCACCCAGTACGTCTACGCCGATACGAGTCTCACGCTCACCACCGCGTCGGCGGGCCTCGCGCAGTCGGCGGCGCCACCGCGGGGCTGGCACGTCGAACTCGACCATCCCTCGGGCCAGACGCTCACCCCCCGCATCCTCGACGGCGCCCGGCTTGAACCGCGGGTGAACGACCTCCCGCGAGCCCGCATCCCGATCCCGCGCGACGACGCCTACGCGCTCCAGTCGTACGAGGGCGCGCCGATGCGGGTCTACCGGGATGGGGAGCGCCAGCCGATCGACGAACTCCGCGACGTCGTCATCGAGCCCGGGCGGGCCGAACTCGTCGGCGTCGGCGGGACGCAACTCGAACGCCGGATCCAGCGCGACGTCGACCAGGAGGCCGCCCACACGCTCGCCGACGACCTTATCACGACCGAGACGTCATACGCGGCGGTCGTCGACGCCCCCGCCGTCGACGAGGTGGTCGACGAACCGCTCCAGAGTGCCTCGACAGGGACGGAGTTCGCAGAGGTCTTCTCGCCCAAGGCGACGACGCCGGTCGTCTTCCGCGACGGCGGCTTCGAGAACGCGCAGACCAGTTTCCTCCGCGACACCCAGTTCTATCTGTCCGGGAACGCGGGGTACATCTCGGATCCGATCTACTCGATGGGCGAGACGTACACCTTCAGTGCCAGCGGCGACGGGCTCGAATCGACCTCGTTCTCCGTCGAGTACACGATCCCGGCGAGCGAGGTCGGGATCGCGGCGCGCGTCAGCGCCGACGGCTCAAGCCCGGCGTATTTTCGCGTCCACGTCGTCGACGACTCTGACGGTACATCGTTGGGCAAGGCCACGTTCGAAGACATCGGCTACGGCAGCAGCCCCGGCTGGTTCGGTGATTCGACGCAGTTCGACGACGTCGACTACACTGGGTGGGACGGCGGCGACATCCCACCGGGCGAGTACCGACTCGAAGTCGAGTGTTACTGGGATGGCGATCTGATCTACTTCGACGCCGCCTCGCTCCACGATATGCGATACTACGACAGCACTGACTTCGACGAGAACGGGGAACTGACCGACGGCAAGGCACTCGACAAGCCGGTAGACTACAAGCCGGTGACGGTCGAGTCGGACGATGCCCAGACGGTCTACTCGGTCACGACGGGGTATCTCGACACCACGTGGACCGATACGTCGGGCGCGCAGGCGATCGCGCTCTCGAACGACAACGGCCGGTCGTGGACCGAGGTGACGAACGCGACGTCCGTCTCGACGGACTTCGACGCCCTCGGCGCCAGTCTCCGGGCGCGCGTGACGTTCGACGGCTACGAACCGGACGGCGTCCGGAGTCAGTCACCCCGGTATGGCTATGCGCCCCAGCGCGTCGAGAGCTACGAGTTGTCGTTCGACGGCGACGACACGCCGCTGGTCGTCAACGCGAGCTGGGATACCGACCTGCTGGACGTCCTGGTCGAGATCGCCGAGCAGTCCGACTCGCTGTTCGAAGTGCGGTATAGCGACGCCAACGGCACCGAGATCCACTGGGCGCAGGCCGGCCAGCGCTCGAGCACCGAGGCACCCTCGCTCGCAAACTACTCGGTGACGAAACGGGGCGATCGCACCTTACGGGCGACCGTTCTCGGTGGGGGCCGCTCGGAGACCGAGACGATCACCGCCGACCTGGGGACGTCGATCGAACTCGAGCACACGAACCTCATCTCGGGGACTGAGACCGTCCGAGATGCCGACAGCGGCGAGAGGTTCGAATACCTTCAAGACTACACGATCCAGAACACGACCGGGACGATCACGTTCCTCGCCGACGGGAGCATCACCGACGGGCAGGAGATCGAGATTTCGTACAACTACAAGGTCTCCGGCACCTACGAGGCCGACGCCTACGACGGCGACCCGCGCTACGATCGGACGGCCACGATCTCCGGGATCACGACCGAACGCGGCTGCGAACTTGCGGCGAAACTAATCGTCGACACAGCGGCCGACCCCCGCTGGGAGGCAGACGTCGAGATTCCGGCGAGCGCGGCCCTCGACGGCCTCCTGGAGGCGCTCGATCTCGAGGGGGTCCCGGGCGAGGCGATGAGCGTCTACGACCTGACGGTCTCACCGGAACGCCTCTCGCTGCGGCTGGGCTCGCGGGAGCGCGTCCGGGAGACGATCGAGCAGATCCGCTCGACGGTCGAGACGGCGAGCGAGCGGGTCTGA
- the csa3 gene encoding CRISPR-associated CARF protein Csa3 gives MRTYVSTLGFDETRVTRPVLRNGLEDGDVVRLLRPETEREDDRAMAAVDHVRETLQKITPGVKVAVERIDTSDVPDAVQQCGAIIDDADGSVIVNFGGGAREVFLPLSMAATMYAHRIEQAFQYTDIDQQVAEIELPHLTATIPEHARPTLRALAMADQQLSISELTSKTDHDSSTIARHVAVLEDDGLVTTQNSGRAKYVEVTPTGWLLSEVTRE, from the coding sequence ATGCGGACGTACGTGTCGACGCTGGGGTTTGACGAGACGCGGGTTACGCGACCAGTGTTGCGTAACGGACTTGAGGACGGCGACGTCGTTCGACTGTTGCGGCCCGAAACGGAGCGTGAAGACGATCGTGCAATGGCTGCGGTCGATCATGTGCGAGAGACGCTCCAGAAGATCACGCCGGGCGTGAAGGTTGCAGTTGAGCGCATCGATACGAGCGACGTTCCCGACGCGGTGCAACAGTGTGGTGCGATCATTGACGACGCCGACGGTTCGGTGATCGTCAATTTCGGCGGTGGAGCACGCGAGGTGTTCCTTCCGCTCTCGATGGCTGCCACGATGTATGCTCACCGTATCGAACAGGCGTTCCAGTACACCGATATCGACCAACAGGTGGCGGAGATTGAGCTTCCCCACCTTACCGCAACAATTCCTGAGCATGCACGTCCGACGTTACGGGCGCTCGCGATGGCTGATCAACAGCTATCGATCTCTGAACTCACCAGTAAAACTGATCACGACTCGAGTACGATTGCCCGGCACGTCGCCGTCCTCGAGGACGACGGTCTGGTCACGACTCAAAACAGTGGGCGAGCAAAGTACGTCGAGGTAACACCGACGGGGTGGTTGCTCTCGGAGGTTACTCGAGAATAA
- the cas6 gene encoding CRISPR system precrRNA processing endoribonuclease RAMP protein Cas6 yields the protein MSSQHARPQTALRRVDLTLRAESTFPVPYSDGYSVYGALLDALDSVDADVSQRVHDAPLGSVHSSGLLGPFGNSNRPYHKSVRNGEQYRLSLGIVDPSDVEIFQALVNAVVLEGNSLELSHGLLHVETFESENETHEEILGRASRVDDPTLEMRFQTPTCIEEAGDVTTMFPHRIPVFTSLLGKWNRTAPEELELDLSQEEIAGNVLEKPDPDRYDTHSVLVSRGETDDRETRSIMKQGFTGLCEYEFKDASEAVENAVTTLALFGKYSGVGSAVARGCGDVEVTISDD from the coding sequence GTGTCATCGCAGCACGCCCGACCGCAAACAGCACTCCGGCGCGTCGACTTGACGCTTCGAGCCGAGTCGACGTTTCCAGTGCCATACTCCGACGGCTACTCGGTGTATGGTGCCTTGCTCGATGCCCTCGATTCGGTTGACGCCGACGTGAGCCAGCGCGTCCACGACGCGCCTCTGGGGAGTGTCCACAGCAGTGGGCTACTCGGTCCATTCGGGAACAGCAACCGTCCCTATCACAAGTCTGTCCGGAACGGTGAGCAATACCGGCTCTCGCTCGGCATCGTCGACCCGTCGGATGTCGAAATCTTCCAGGCGCTTGTCAACGCCGTCGTCCTCGAGGGTAACTCGCTCGAACTTTCCCACGGGTTGCTCCACGTCGAGACCTTCGAAAGCGAGAACGAGACCCACGAGGAGATCCTTGGACGTGCATCACGCGTGGACGATCCGACGCTCGAAATGCGGTTCCAGACGCCGACCTGCATCGAGGAAGCCGGCGACGTGACGACGATGTTCCCGCATCGGATTCCAGTGTTTACCTCGCTACTCGGAAAGTGGAACCGGACCGCACCCGAGGAACTCGAGTTGGATCTCTCACAGGAGGAGATTGCCGGAAACGTGCTTGAGAAACCCGATCCTGATCGCTACGACACCCACTCGGTACTGGTGAGTCGCGGTGAAACCGACGATAGGGAGACCCGAAGCATCATGAAGCAAGGGTTCACCGGCCTGTGTGAGTACGAGTTCAAGGACGCGAGTGAGGCGGTAGAGAACGCCGTAACGACGCTTGCGCTGTTCGGGAAGTACTCAGGTGTTGGAAGTGCCGTCGCGCGAGGGTGTGGAGACGTGGAGGTGACTATCTCCGATGACTGA
- the cas10d gene encoding type I-D CRISPR-associated protein Cas10d/Csc3 encodes MTDDRSDEDVLDSILGNLRPQSGGGTEVERSVEETVLEDFRTSVDPRIVDTGWGFEAAKSVELGKTDQSLLNHVRNGVFVLAQLNEAARSLGGYTLDEADLRATIALFTIHDIHKLNSERDVDPESRFDISAKEVQQYVEAFGLDDFAPELTTKDFRSCAIDHHDDWTANYDQTTRRFDDLRPFVRVADAFASCDTPEAATTKSVQTAINRAYLKSEFELRCHVIDDVKGVLTNLLNAAVSERLGAFDYQPVAIYQDGCVYLAPEDVNRPEVDQTLVDEILEQLQENTQKSHSAFASASELRSNLSTRYAKDFYGINDQDFFYAGAETVLAAVAQKSVSDANPDEEPTENMVETMESLEEYIPLNIERTRRPVGIARFVYTVRRAFVDPLIEDNADSQLKETCKILSISDEVLEGLLKASEEDDNDKSDFSLTAGGRWDYAYGIGQALLNEDLTDPVKLKERANSGLSRRAENWAEIVEDFHAGNLREELAAYLSDVVSIDGCPIAVGSETLSDPFEEYHNTRRGKTCVLCNRGTTSTRKADIETPKSLTTLKAGYSNHVPVDAGKPDNLLTCIPCQIELSLRETGASQREEGRLFVHLIPDYFYTPLSWRSYSDVMSEFTGESQIELGRLAEAILWLTDDPEAANVEGFENALFDEESGRPMVETLDQGFNPGTQYGARTLGYYKPQDNEAEFQFFGVYVALAVAAYAGLRVYVSESPIPDIRGRDFQTYARVGAGFTQVHDFYSTEIPLSRVESRLRAASALVKLGYGAMDSNNKKRNDALFAKFLRVTRNQLLPGSHLLKRIAQADDGSDARYLLEEARVLDQETGIDSTTNTTKIHDK; translated from the coding sequence ATGACTGACGACCGCTCGGACGAGGACGTCCTCGATTCAATCCTCGGAAATCTCCGTCCACAGTCGGGCGGCGGGACCGAAGTCGAGCGATCGGTGGAGGAGACGGTGCTGGAAGACTTCCGGACATCCGTCGATCCTAGAATCGTCGACACTGGGTGGGGATTCGAGGCTGCGAAGAGTGTTGAGTTGGGGAAAACGGACCAGTCATTACTCAACCATGTCAGGAACGGTGTATTCGTACTCGCACAGTTGAATGAGGCCGCCCGATCGCTCGGCGGATACACACTTGACGAAGCAGATCTGCGAGCTACGATCGCATTGTTCACGATCCACGATATCCACAAGCTCAATTCCGAGCGTGACGTGGACCCCGAATCCCGGTTCGACATTTCGGCTAAGGAAGTGCAACAGTACGTCGAAGCGTTTGGACTCGACGACTTTGCGCCGGAATTGACTACCAAGGATTTCCGATCATGTGCGATCGACCACCATGACGACTGGACGGCCAACTACGACCAGACGACGCGCCGGTTCGACGATCTGCGTCCGTTCGTACGAGTTGCGGACGCATTTGCATCGTGTGACACACCCGAAGCAGCAACGACTAAATCTGTCCAGACAGCGATCAACCGCGCCTATCTCAAATCGGAATTTGAACTCCGCTGCCACGTCATCGATGACGTGAAAGGGGTCTTGACGAATCTCCTGAACGCGGCGGTCTCCGAACGCTTGGGCGCGTTCGACTATCAGCCGGTGGCGATCTATCAGGACGGATGCGTCTACCTCGCGCCAGAAGATGTGAATCGGCCAGAGGTAGATCAAACACTGGTCGATGAAATTTTAGAGCAACTTCAAGAAAATACACAGAAATCACATTCCGCATTCGCGTCTGCAAGCGAACTTAGGTCGAATCTGTCTACCCGATATGCGAAGGATTTCTACGGGATCAATGATCAAGATTTCTTCTACGCTGGTGCAGAAACCGTGCTTGCTGCGGTAGCTCAAAAATCTGTTTCGGACGCAAATCCAGATGAAGAGCCCACCGAAAACATGGTAGAGACGATGGAGAGTCTTGAGGAATATATCCCACTAAATATTGAACGCACGCGTAGGCCAGTCGGAATAGCAAGATTCGTATATACCGTACGGCGTGCGTTCGTCGATCCACTGATTGAAGATAATGCAGATTCTCAACTGAAAGAAACATGTAAGATATTATCCATCTCTGATGAAGTTCTTGAGGGGTTGCTGAAAGCATCTGAAGAGGATGATAATGATAAGTCAGACTTCTCTTTGACTGCCGGAGGAAGATGGGACTATGCTTACGGAATTGGACAAGCTCTGCTCAACGAAGATTTGACCGATCCAGTTAAATTGAAAGAACGAGCCAATTCAGGTCTCAGTCGGCGTGCTGAAAATTGGGCCGAGATCGTCGAAGACTTCCATGCCGGAAATCTACGCGAAGAACTCGCAGCGTACCTATCTGACGTGGTATCTATCGATGGATGTCCAATCGCTGTAGGCAGCGAGACCCTCAGTGACCCATTCGAGGAATATCATAATACCCGGCGGGGGAAAACGTGTGTGCTTTGCAACCGTGGTACAACGAGTACGCGAAAGGCCGATATCGAGACCCCTAAGTCACTAACAACACTCAAAGCGGGGTATTCCAATCATGTGCCAGTGGATGCCGGCAAACCCGACAATCTGCTCACTTGTATTCCATGTCAGATAGAACTCTCGTTACGGGAAACCGGTGCATCTCAAAGAGAAGAGGGTCGACTCTTTGTTCACCTGATCCCTGATTACTTCTACACACCGCTATCGTGGCGTAGCTACAGCGACGTCATGAGCGAATTTACTGGGGAGAGCCAAATCGAACTCGGACGGCTGGCGGAAGCAATACTGTGGCTGACGGACGACCCTGAGGCGGCGAACGTTGAGGGATTCGAGAACGCGCTCTTCGATGAGGAAAGCGGTCGTCCGATGGTTGAAACGCTCGATCAGGGATTTAATCCGGGAACGCAGTACGGTGCTCGCACTCTCGGGTACTACAAACCGCAAGACAACGAGGCGGAATTCCAGTTCTTCGGTGTGTATGTTGCCCTTGCTGTCGCAGCATACGCCGGTCTTCGAGTATATGTCTCGGAGTCTCCGATCCCCGACATCAGGGGTCGAGACTTCCAGACGTACGCTCGCGTTGGGGCCGGGTTTACACAGGTCCATGATTTCTACAGCACAGAAATACCACTGTCGCGAGTTGAATCCCGATTGCGAGCTGCGTCAGCACTTGTCAAATTAGGGTATGGAGCGATGGATAGTAACAATAAAAAGCGAAACGACGCGCTGTTCGCGAAGTTCCTCCGGGTAACGCGGAATCAGCTGCTCCCCGGATCACACCTGCTCAAGCGCATCGCGCAGGCCGATGATGGCAGTGACGCTCGCTATCTGCTGGAGGAAGCACGGGTGCTCGATCAGGAAACTGGTATAGATTCGACAAC